In the genome of Nocardia terpenica, one region contains:
- a CDS encoding ANTAR domain-containing response regulator, translating into MGTSAGGAKKDTGTAAKRVVVAEDEALIRMDLVEMLSEEGYQVVGEAGDGQQAVDLAEELRPDLVIMDVKMPRRDGIDAAAEIASKRLAPVVILTAFSQRDLVERARDAGAMAYLVKPFTKSDLVPAIELAASRFHEITALEGEVANLAERLETRKLVERAKGVLMQTQGLSEPQAFKWIQRTAMDRRTTMKAVAEVVLENLAPKS; encoded by the coding sequence ATGGGAACGTCAGCAGGGGGCGCGAAGAAGGACACGGGGACCGCCGCGAAGCGGGTGGTGGTTGCCGAGGACGAGGCGCTCATTCGGATGGACCTGGTGGAGATGCTCTCGGAAGAGGGCTATCAGGTGGTGGGTGAGGCCGGCGACGGCCAGCAGGCGGTCGACCTGGCCGAGGAGTTGCGGCCGGATCTGGTGATCATGGACGTGAAGATGCCGCGCCGCGACGGGATCGACGCGGCGGCCGAGATCGCATCGAAACGTCTTGCGCCGGTGGTTATTCTGACCGCGTTCAGTCAGCGCGATCTGGTGGAGCGGGCCCGCGACGCGGGTGCCATGGCCTATCTGGTGAAGCCGTTCACCAAGTCGGATCTGGTGCCGGCGATCGAGCTGGCGGCCAGCCGCTTCCACGAGATCACCGCGCTCGAGGGCGAGGTCGCCAATTTGGCCGAGCGGTTGGAGACTCGCAAACTAGTCGAGCGCGCCAAGGGCGTGTTGATGCAAACGCAGGGCCTGTCCGAACCGCAGGCTTTCAAGTGGATTCAGCGCACCGCGATGGATCGCCGTACCACGATGAAGGCGGTGGCCGAGGTGGTACTGGAGAATCTCGCGCCCAAGTCCTAG
- a CDS encoding arsenate reductase/protein-tyrosine-phosphatase family protein, whose product MHVLFVCTGNVCRSVIAERLTRAIAAEHGLDDLTAESAGTRALVGFGVEPLAAQTITGLGGCAENFKARRLKPELVERADLVLAMTEQIRDDIAGLVPDAAGKIFTLLEAYRIAKVSGARTIAEIDRARNDLTLVGRENIADPVGLSAEKYCEVGDRIAEALVPLLVALHIHEGQGSDDRGRPRLVVLPGGRSETPTSTASPRIGRHA is encoded by the coding sequence ATGCACGTCCTGTTCGTCTGCACCGGGAATGTGTGCCGTTCGGTCATCGCCGAACGCCTCACCCGAGCCATAGCGGCCGAACACGGTCTCGACGATCTCACCGCCGAAAGCGCGGGCACCCGCGCGCTGGTCGGGTTCGGGGTGGAACCGCTTGCCGCCCAGACGATCACCGGGCTCGGCGGCTGCGCCGAGAACTTCAAGGCGCGCCGGCTCAAGCCGGAGTTGGTGGAGCGGGCGGATCTGGTGCTGGCCATGACCGAGCAGATCCGCGACGACATCGCCGGACTCGTGCCGGACGCCGCCGGGAAGATCTTCACGCTGCTCGAGGCGTACCGCATCGCCAAGGTCAGCGGGGCGCGCACCATCGCCGAAATCGACCGGGCACGAAACGATCTCACCCTGGTCGGGCGCGAGAACATCGCCGACCCGGTCGGCCTGTCGGCCGAGAAGTACTGCGAGGTCGGCGATCGCATCGCCGAGGCGCTGGTTCCGCTGCTGGTGGCGCTGCACATTCACGAGGGTCAGGGCAGCGACGATCGTGGGCGGCCCCGGCTGGTGGTGCTGCCCGGAGGCCGCAGCGAGACACCGACATCCACCGCCTCGCCCCGAATCGGCCGACACGCCTGA
- a CDS encoding ArnT family glycosyltransferase produces MEALLDEEAGLDPLGSSPAEPALPPARPVDRLALAVLLVGTAVAYLWRIGRNDMADNFYAAAVWSGTRDWKALLFGSVDPGNFITVDKPPLSLWVMGLSARIFGFGSASMLVPQALMAVAAVALLYAAVTRAVRSRAAGLLAGVVLAVTPVVALMFRYNHPDAAMVLLMTAAAYATIRALPAANARWLALTGVALGFAFLAKMLEGLLVLPAFALAYLIAAPATLRTRLTHLVAAAAALIVSSGWYVLLTVLWPESSRPYQAGSTDNSFMDLVLGFNGFGRFLHGAHTSNQIALPPGYQVPPSLLQSFNDFGDAGPARLFTGESGIQISWFLPAALLAFALVLASRWRAPRTDEIRAAALVFGLWLVLVGAAFSVMNSIEHAYYTLVLAPAVAGSLAVGAHELWRRRAEAFGRLGGAALVATTGVWSFVLLNRRTDWHPELRWVVAGVAVLAAVGLVLSALPVPSGWRAARGAIGSVLLVVGLIAGLGGATGYAAATIGEPHSGRSPGVGPAAPPETGFQALIRGQMRAFADGGPFTDPRIVDLLVHSRGTWSAAVERSSVAAALELATRTPVIAIGGFATVDPVPSLDRFQEMVGSGQVSYYLAQELRLPPGWRVGGPEAGPPRTEPWTAAGHRDIADWVTTHFTATHVGNVAVYDLTRPKN; encoded by the coding sequence ATGGAAGCGTTGCTAGATGAGGAGGCCGGGCTCGATCCCCTCGGATCGAGTCCGGCCGAACCGGCCCTGCCCCCCGCGCGACCCGTGGATCGTCTCGCCCTGGCGGTGCTGCTGGTCGGCACCGCCGTCGCCTATCTGTGGCGGATCGGGCGCAACGACATGGCCGACAACTTCTATGCGGCGGCCGTCTGGTCCGGGACCCGGGACTGGAAGGCGCTGCTGTTCGGCTCGGTGGATCCGGGCAACTTCATCACCGTCGACAAGCCGCCGCTGTCGCTGTGGGTGATGGGGTTGTCGGCGCGGATCTTCGGCTTCGGCAGTGCGAGCATGCTGGTGCCGCAGGCGTTGATGGCGGTCGCCGCGGTGGCGCTGCTGTATGCCGCGGTGACCCGCGCGGTGCGCAGCCGGGCCGCCGGGCTGCTGGCCGGTGTGGTGCTGGCGGTGACGCCGGTGGTGGCGCTGATGTTCCGGTACAACCACCCGGACGCCGCCATGGTGCTGCTGATGACCGCGGCCGCCTACGCCACGATCCGCGCGCTGCCCGCCGCGAACGCGCGCTGGCTCGCCCTGACCGGCGTCGCACTGGGTTTCGCCTTCCTGGCGAAGATGCTCGAGGGCCTGCTGGTGCTGCCCGCGTTCGCCCTGGCCTACCTGATCGCCGCGCCCGCCACGCTGCGCACCCGGCTCACGCACCTGGTCGCCGCCGCGGCCGCGCTGATCGTCTCCTCGGGCTGGTATGTGCTGCTGACCGTGCTGTGGCCGGAGTCGTCGCGGCCGTATCAGGCCGGGTCCACCGACAACTCGTTCATGGATCTGGTGCTGGGCTTCAACGGATTCGGGCGATTCCTGCACGGCGCCCACACGAGCAATCAGATCGCGCTGCCGCCCGGCTACCAGGTGCCGCCGTCGCTGCTGCAGAGCTTCAACGACTTCGGCGACGCCGGTCCGGCCCGGCTGTTCACGGGGGAGAGCGGAATTCAGATCTCCTGGTTCCTGCCCGCCGCGCTGCTGGCCTTCGCGCTGGTGCTGGCCTCCCGGTGGCGTGCCCCGCGCACCGACGAGATCCGTGCCGCCGCACTGGTTTTCGGGCTCTGGCTGGTTCTGGTCGGGGCCGCGTTCAGCGTGATGAACTCGATCGAGCACGCGTACTACACGCTGGTGCTCGCCCCCGCGGTGGCCGGGTCGCTGGCGGTGGGCGCGCACGAGCTGTGGCGGCGGCGCGCGGAGGCGTTCGGTCGGCTGGGCGGGGCGGCCCTGGTCGCGACCACCGGGGTGTGGTCGTTCGTGCTGCTGAACCGCCGCACGGACTGGCATCCGGAGCTGCGCTGGGTCGTCGCGGGCGTCGCCGTGCTCGCGGCCGTCGGCCTGGTGCTGTCCGCCCTGCCCGTGCCGAGCGGCTGGCGGGCCGCCCGGGGCGCGATCGGCTCGGTGCTGCTGGTCGTGGGCCTGATCGCCGGGCTGGGCGGCGCGACCGGCTATGCCGCGGCCACCATCGGCGAGCCGCATTCGGGTCGCAGCCCGGGCGTCGGCCCGGCCGCGCCGCCGGAGACCGGATTCCAGGCGCTGATCCGCGGCCAGATGCGCGCGTTCGCCGACGGCGGGCCGTTCACCGATCCCCGCATCGTCGACCTGCTGGTGCACAGCCGCGGCACCTGGTCGGCCGCGGTGGAGCGGTCCTCGGTCGCGGCCGCGCTGGAATTGGCCACGCGCACACCGGTCATCGCGATCGGCGGTTTCGCCACGGTCGATCCGGTGCCCTCGCTGGACCGTTTCCAAGAAATGGTCGGCTCCGGTCAGGTCTCCTACTACCTGGCGCAGGAGTTGCGGTTGCCGCCGGGCTGGCGGGTGGGCGGCCCGGAGGCGGGCCCGCCGCGCACCGAGCCGTGGACCGCGGCCGGTCACCGCGACATCGCCGACTGGGTGACCACGCATTTCACCGCCACCCACGTGGGCAACGTGGCCGTGTACGACCTGACCCGGCCGAAGAACTAG
- a CDS encoding acyl-CoA thioesterase → MGESVGASHGEPADTGSGASDLDVLLGLLDLEQLGEDHFLGHHPEKVWSRTFGGQLVAQAIVAAGRTVGPGRPVHALNAHFVRGGDVKKPIEYRVQRHRDGRSFANRTVTAYQGDQELFVMLAAFQDWAKGLEHAAPLPQVPDPDGLPRVEESFAGLEDRLQMFVQAPHPIDMRYTNDPAWILKGTGGTLDYNRVWMRADGKLPDDPLIHVAALGYSSDTTVLDSIITTHGLSWGFDRIVAATVNHSIWFHRPFRFDEWALYATRSPVAAGSRGLATGHFYSRAGELLATVVQEGVIRHFPSRG, encoded by the coding sequence CTGGGCGAATCCGTCGGGGCGTCGCACGGCGAGCCCGCCGACACCGGTTCCGGCGCAAGCGATCTGGATGTGCTGCTCGGGTTGCTCGACCTGGAGCAGCTGGGCGAGGACCACTTCCTGGGCCATCACCCCGAGAAGGTGTGGAGTCGCACCTTCGGCGGGCAGCTGGTGGCGCAGGCGATCGTCGCCGCGGGTCGCACCGTCGGACCGGGACGCCCGGTGCACGCGCTCAACGCCCATTTCGTGCGCGGCGGTGATGTGAAGAAGCCGATCGAGTACCGGGTGCAGCGGCACCGGGACGGCCGCTCCTTCGCGAACCGGACCGTCACCGCGTATCAGGGCGATCAGGAGCTGTTCGTCATGCTGGCGGCCTTCCAGGACTGGGCCAAGGGCCTGGAACACGCCGCGCCCCTGCCGCAGGTGCCCGATCCGGACGGCCTGCCGCGGGTGGAGGAGTCCTTCGCCGGGCTCGAGGACCGGCTGCAGATGTTCGTGCAGGCCCCGCATCCGATCGACATGCGCTACACCAACGATCCGGCCTGGATCCTCAAGGGCACCGGCGGCACGCTGGACTACAACCGGGTCTGGATGCGCGCCGACGGCAAGCTACCCGACGACCCGCTGATTCACGTTGCGGCACTGGGTTATTCGTCCGACACCACGGTGCTGGACTCGATCATCACCACGCACGGGCTGTCGTGGGGTTTCGACCGCATCGTCGCGGCCACGGTGAACCATTCGATCTGGTTCCACCGCCCGTTCCGCTTCGACGAATGGGCCCTGTACGCCACCCGATCTCCCGTCGCCGCGGGCTCGCGCGGCCTGGCCACCGGCCACTTCTATTCCCGCGCCGGGGAATTGCTCGCGACGGTCGTCCAGGAGGGCGTCATCCGCCACTTCCCCTCCCGCGGCTGA
- the pyk gene encoding pyruvate kinase gives MMRRTKIVCTLGPATASEDRIRELVESGMDVARLNFSHGEHADHAENYRKVRRAADQLSRAVGILADLQGPKIRLGRFIEEKTIWATGEEVRITVDDVEGTHDRVSTTYKQLAQDAKAGDRLLVDDGKVGLTVIRVDGNDVVCRVTEGGPVSNNKGVSLPGMDVSVPALSDKDIADLEFALQLGVDFIALSFVRSPSDVELVHDVMDRVGRRVPVIAKLEKPEAIDNLEAIVLAFDAVMVARGDLGVELPLEQVPLVQKRAIQMARENAKPVIVATQMLESMIGNSRPTRAEASDVANAVLDGADAVMLSGETSVGQYPIETVRTMARIVHAVESESSTRVPPLTHVPRTKRGVISYAARDIGERLNAKALVAFTQSGDTVRRLARLHTPLPLLAFTPLPEVRSQLALTWGVETFIVPTVRTTDEMIGQVDKELLSLNRYAKGDLVVIVAGSPPGTIGSTNLIHVHRIGEEDH, from the coding sequence GTGATGCGACGGACAAAAATTGTGTGCACCCTCGGTCCGGCCACCGCCTCCGAGGATCGGATCCGCGAACTTGTCGAAAGCGGCATGGACGTGGCCCGGTTGAACTTCAGTCACGGCGAACACGCCGATCACGCCGAGAATTACCGCAAGGTACGGCGGGCGGCGGACCAATTGAGCCGTGCGGTAGGCATTCTCGCCGACTTGCAGGGCCCCAAGATCCGGCTCGGCCGGTTCATCGAGGAAAAGACGATATGGGCGACGGGGGAGGAGGTGCGCATCACGGTCGACGACGTGGAGGGCACCCACGACCGCGTCTCCACCACCTACAAGCAACTCGCCCAGGACGCCAAGGCCGGCGACCGGCTGCTCGTCGACGACGGCAAGGTCGGCCTGACCGTGATCCGCGTCGACGGCAACGACGTGGTCTGCCGCGTCACCGAGGGCGGCCCGGTCTCCAACAACAAGGGCGTCTCGCTGCCCGGCATGGACGTGTCGGTTCCGGCGCTGTCGGACAAGGACATCGCCGACCTGGAATTCGCGCTGCAGCTGGGCGTGGACTTCATCGCGCTGTCGTTCGTGCGCTCGCCCTCGGACGTCGAGCTGGTCCACGATGTGATGGATCGGGTCGGCCGCCGCGTGCCGGTCATCGCCAAGCTGGAGAAGCCCGAGGCCATCGACAATCTCGAGGCGATCGTGCTGGCCTTCGACGCGGTCATGGTCGCCCGCGGTGACCTCGGCGTCGAGCTGCCGCTCGAGCAGGTGCCGCTGGTGCAGAAGCGGGCCATCCAAATGGCCAGGGAGAACGCCAAACCAGTCATCGTGGCCACCCAGATGCTGGAGTCCATGATCGGCAACTCCCGCCCCACCCGCGCCGAGGCGTCCGACGTCGCCAACGCGGTGCTCGACGGCGCCGACGCCGTCATGCTCTCGGGGGAGACCTCGGTGGGTCAGTACCCGATCGAGACGGTGCGCACCATGGCGCGCATCGTGCACGCGGTGGAGTCCGAATCCTCCACGCGGGTACCGCCGTTGACGCACGTGCCGCGCACCAAGCGCGGCGTCATCTCCTATGCGGCCCGCGACATCGGCGAGCGGCTCAATGCCAAGGCGCTGGTGGCGTTCACCCAGTCCGGCGACACCGTGCGCCGCCTGGCCCGGCTGCACACCCCGCTGCCGCTGCTGGCGTTCACCCCGCTGCCGGAGGTGCGCAGCCAGCTCGCGCTGACCTGGGGCGTGGAGACGTTCATCGTGCCGACGGTGCGGACCACCGACGAGATGATCGGTCAGGTCGACAAGGAACTGCTGTCGCTGAACCGGTACGCCAAGGGCGATCTCGTGGTGATCGTGGCGGGTTCCCCGCCGGGCACCATCGGTTCCACCAACCTCATTCACGTGCACCGCATCGGCGAGGAGGACCACTGA
- a CDS encoding branched-chain amino acid ABC transporter substrate-binding protein, with product MTRAALVIGAAAALAVAGCASKSTDNGSGGANAGPLSIKPLVQIDSQGKEVPKTDTSTAANPAGDGKATCDPNLALAYAGALTGPNAALGINIDDGAKLAVDEHNKANPGCQVTLKPFDTEGDPQKATQIVPKLLDDQSVIGLVGPAFSGETKATGQQLSDAGMPSLTSSATNATLTKNGWKTFFRGLANDGLQGPAVARYLVNTAGYKKICVVQDNSDYGTGLAQAVAQGLGPAADASCAISIKAGDRDFSATVSKLSSAKPDAIFYGGYYSEAAPLVQQLRSAGVKAAFVSGDGSNDPQFLKQAGDSAKDALLSCPCGPAPDTFETAYKALNGQESGVYSVEAYDLATVMLKGIDAGKKTRAEMVDWVRNYDGQGLARHYKWDSTGELANALIWMYQVK from the coding sequence ATGACGCGCGCAGCGCTGGTGATCGGGGCCGCGGCCGCGCTCGCTGTCGCCGGGTGCGCCAGCAAGTCGACAGACAACGGGTCCGGCGGCGCCAACGCCGGACCCCTTTCGATCAAACCGCTGGTGCAGATCGACAGCCAGGGCAAGGAAGTCCCCAAGACGGACACCTCCACCGCGGCCAACCCGGCCGGCGACGGCAAGGCCACGTGCGACCCGAACCTCGCACTGGCCTATGCCGGCGCGCTGACCGGCCCGAACGCGGCCCTCGGCATCAATATCGACGACGGCGCCAAGCTGGCCGTCGACGAGCACAACAAGGCCAATCCGGGCTGCCAGGTGACCCTGAAGCCGTTCGACACCGAGGGCGATCCGCAGAAGGCCACCCAGATCGTGCCGAAGCTCCTCGACGACCAGTCGGTCATCGGACTGGTCGGCCCGGCCTTTTCCGGGGAGACCAAGGCGACCGGTCAGCAACTCAGCGACGCGGGCATGCCGTCGCTGACCTCGTCGGCGACCAATGCCACGCTGACCAAGAACGGCTGGAAGACCTTCTTCCGCGGCCTGGCCAACGACGGCCTGCAGGGCCCGGCGGTGGCCAGGTACCTGGTCAACACGGCCGGTTACAAGAAGATCTGCGTCGTGCAGGACAACTCCGACTACGGCACCGGCCTGGCCCAGGCCGTCGCCCAGGGTCTGGGCCCGGCGGCCGACGCGTCCTGCGCCATCAGCATCAAGGCCGGTGACCGCGACTTCTCGGCCACGGTGTCGAAGCTCTCGTCGGCCAAGCCGGACGCCATCTTCTACGGCGGCTACTACTCCGAGGCCGCCCCGCTGGTGCAGCAGCTGCGCTCGGCCGGTGTGAAGGCGGCCTTCGTCTCCGGCGACGGCAGCAACGATCCCCAATTCCTCAAGCAGGCCGGCGATTCCGCCAAGGACGCGCTGCTGTCGTGCCCGTGCGGCCCGGCTCCGGACACCTTCGAGACCGCCTACAAGGCGCTCAACGGCCAGGAATCCGGTGTTTACTCGGTGGAAGCCTACGACCTCGCCACCGTCATGCTGAAGGGCATCGACGCCGGGAAGAAGACCCGCGCCGAGATGGTCGACTGGGTGCGCAACTACGACGGCCAGGGCCTGGCCCGGCATTACAAGTGGGACAGCACGGGTGAGCTGGCCAACGCGCTGATCTGGATGTACCAGGTCAAGTAG
- a CDS encoding branched-chain amino acid ABC transporter permease, translating to MSVTAFADPALLAGSIEFNVSGVLDQFWRLTVDGLSYGAIYALVAVGYTLVYGVLRLINFAHSEVFMLGMFGQYVGLELLGFAPSGNTYSEGVVMTIVYLLVAMLVGMAVSGAAAVGLERVAYRPLRRRGAKPLIFLITAIGMSFILQEIVHFVLPKFVSGLGGPNPQQPIKLVTPSELFSLFGAAVTNVAIVIVLAAIVLAAITEILINRTKFGRAIRAVAQDPDTATLMGVSRERVIMLTFLIGGVLAGAAALLYTLKVPQGIIFNGGFILGIKAFSAAVLGGIGNLRGALLGGLALGLAENYGQILFGTQWRDVVAFVVLVAVLMFRPTGILGESLGRARV from the coding sequence ATGTCTGTTACCGCTTTTGCCGATCCCGCCCTCCTGGCCGGATCGATCGAATTCAATGTTTCGGGGGTGCTCGACCAGTTCTGGCGGCTCACTGTCGACGGGTTGAGCTACGGTGCGATCTACGCACTGGTCGCCGTCGGATACACCCTGGTCTACGGTGTATTGCGACTCATCAATTTCGCTCATTCGGAAGTTTTCATGCTGGGAATGTTCGGCCAGTATGTGGGTTTGGAGCTGCTCGGGTTCGCGCCCAGCGGCAACACCTATTCCGAGGGCGTGGTCATGACCATCGTCTATCTCCTGGTGGCCATGCTGGTGGGTATGGCGGTATCCGGTGCGGCCGCGGTCGGGCTGGAGCGGGTGGCCTACCGGCCGCTGCGCCGGCGCGGGGCCAAACCGCTGATCTTCCTCATCACCGCGATCGGCATGTCGTTCATCCTGCAGGAGATCGTGCACTTCGTGCTGCCGAAGTTCGTGAGCGGGCTGGGCGGGCCCAATCCGCAGCAGCCGATCAAACTGGTGACGCCGAGCGAACTGTTCAGCCTCTTCGGCGCCGCGGTGACGAATGTGGCGATCGTGATCGTGCTGGCGGCGATCGTGCTGGCCGCGATCACCGAAATCCTCATCAACCGAACGAAATTCGGCCGGGCCATCCGCGCGGTGGCGCAGGATCCCGACACCGCGACGCTGATGGGCGTCTCGCGGGAGCGGGTCATCATGCTCACCTTCCTCATCGGCGGCGTGCTCGCCGGTGCGGCGGCGCTGCTGTACACGCTGAAGGTGCCGCAGGGCATCATCTTCAACGGCGGATTCATCCTGGGCATCAAGGCATTCAGCGCCGCGGTGCTGGGCGGCATCGGCAACCTGCGCGGCGCGCTGCTGGGCGGCCTGGCGCTGGGGCTGGCGGAGAACTACGGCCAGATCCTGTTCGGGACGCAGTGGCGCGATGTCGTCGCCTTCGTGGTCCTGGTGGCCGTGCTGATGTTCCGTCCCACGGGCATCCTGGGGGAGAGCCTCGGGAGGGCGCGGGTATGA
- a CDS encoding branched-chain amino acid ABC transporter permease, translating into MTEKASARPGRGVGDAIRNWWAGLSRPAQWGIGVPAIIVLALIPLFPPPVLNTPGTSFGGVMAQFAMYALLAVGLNVVVGQSGLLDLGYVGFYAVGAYTIGVLTSPNSPWNQVGAGGAFDARWAWLACVPIAILITAVSGLILGSPTLRLRGDYLAIVTLGFGEIVRLMADNLGDITNGSLGLSGIAYPRLGESGTHAGGYFSAGNFGDSHSLNPLDRANSGTWWFWIGMVLVIGVLLLVGNLERSRAGRAWVAIREDEDVAEMMGVPTFKFKLLAFTIGAAIGGLSGALYAGQVQFINPTGFNVINSMLFLVAVVLGGQGNKLGVIVGAFLIVYLPNRFMSVNVAGQSLGDFKYLFFGITLVVVMIFRPQGLFPVRQKLLAYGRQVYKVVRRPIPAPVPAEATGVSR; encoded by the coding sequence ATGACGGAGAAAGCTTCCGCGCGGCCGGGACGCGGTGTGGGCGATGCGATCCGGAACTGGTGGGCCGGGCTGAGCCGCCCCGCGCAGTGGGGGATCGGCGTGCCCGCGATCATCGTTCTCGCCCTCATCCCACTGTTCCCGCCGCCCGTGCTGAACACCCCGGGCACCAGCTTCGGCGGTGTGATGGCGCAGTTCGCGATGTACGCGCTGCTGGCCGTCGGGCTGAATGTCGTTGTCGGACAGTCGGGTCTGCTGGATCTGGGGTATGTCGGCTTCTATGCGGTCGGCGCGTACACCATCGGTGTGCTCACCAGTCCGAACAGTCCGTGGAATCAGGTCGGGGCGGGCGGGGCGTTCGACGCCAGGTGGGCGTGGCTGGCCTGCGTGCCGATCGCGATTCTGATCACCGCGGTCTCGGGCCTGATCCTGGGCAGCCCCACGCTGCGATTGCGCGGCGACTACCTGGCCATCGTGACCCTCGGCTTCGGCGAGATCGTGCGGCTGATGGCCGACAATCTCGGCGACATCACCAACGGCAGCCTCGGCCTGTCCGGCATCGCCTATCCGCGGCTGGGAGAGTCGGGCACGCACGCGGGCGGGTACTTCTCCGCCGGGAACTTCGGCGACTCGCACAGCCTGAATCCGTTGGACCGGGCCAACTCCGGGACCTGGTGGTTCTGGATCGGCATGGTGCTGGTGATCGGCGTGCTGCTGCTGGTCGGCAATCTGGAGCGCAGCCGGGCCGGGCGGGCGTGGGTGGCCATTCGCGAGGACGAGGACGTCGCCGAGATGATGGGCGTGCCCACGTTCAAGTTCAAGCTGTTGGCCTTCACCATCGGCGCGGCGATCGGCGGGCTGTCCGGCGCGCTGTACGCCGGGCAGGTGCAGTTCATCAATCCGACCGGATTCAACGTCATCAACTCGATGCTGTTCCTGGTCGCGGTGGTGCTCGGCGGGCAGGGCAACAAGCTCGGCGTGATCGTCGGCGCGTTCCTCATCGTGTACCTGCCGAACCGGTTCATGTCGGTGAATGTCGCCGGACAGTCGTTGGGCGACTTCAAATATCTGTTCTTCGGTATCACGCTGGTGGTGGTGATGATCTTCCGTCCGCAGGGCCTGTTCCCGGTGCGGCAGAAGCTGCTCGCCTACGGGCGGCAGGTGTACAAGGTGGTGCGGCGGCCGATTCCGGCACCGGTGCCCGCCGAGGCGACGGGAGTGAGCCGATGA
- a CDS encoding monooxygenase family protein yields the protein MIALQHHSSSVVEPGWGPPFSGLRTGRAGLSRCGCRGETTALGSSSERRAMRVDRRTVDLAEYPDLVVVYLGMRVRRVRGMLRLLGLGPKLYRSHRERPDGLLLHEDVVWALFPPHWGARQYWRDLDSLERWTRSDPHRQWWQRFLRDSGARGSGTRRTSCAAASTPCTTI from the coding sequence ATGATTGCATTGCAACATCATTCGTCGTCGGTTGTGGAGCCGGGGTGGGGGCCGCCATTTTCGGGATTGCGAACCGGGCGGGCGGGACTTTCGCGATGCGGGTGTAGGGGGGAAACTACAGCCCTGGGATCGTCTTCCGAAAGGCGCGCTATGCGGGTGGACCGCCGGACCGTGGATCTGGCCGAGTATCCGGATCTGGTCGTCGTTTATCTCGGTATGCGGGTGCGGCGGGTTCGAGGGATGCTCCGATTGCTCGGGCTGGGGCCGAAACTGTATCGGTCGCACCGGGAACGGCCCGACGGGCTGTTGCTGCACGAGGATGTGGTGTGGGCGTTGTTTCCGCCGCACTGGGGGGCTCGGCAATACTGGCGCGACCTCGACAGCCTGGAGCGGTGGACCCGCTCCGACCCGCATCGGCAGTGGTGGCAGCGGTTTCTGCGGGACTCGGGGGCACGGGGTTCTGGCACGAGGCGTACTTCCTGCGCGGCGGCATCGACGCCCTGTACGACGATATGA
- a CDS encoding ABC transporter ATP-binding protein, which produces MVVNYGRIQALHGISLEVAQGELITLLGANGAGKTTTMRALSGLLPLTRGRITFEGKDITRMRAHERVVAGLIQAPEGRGVFPGMTVQENLDMGCHARPFKQRSEYDKTLEWVFELFPRLSERRKQVGGTLSGGEQQMLAIGRSLMARPKLLLLDEPSMGLAPMVIQQIFRIIGEINAQGTTVLLVEQNAQQALTRSDRAYILETGEVTKTGPGHALLTDPAVKSAYLGVA; this is translated from the coding sequence ATGGTCGTCAACTACGGCAGAATCCAGGCGCTGCACGGTATTTCGCTGGAGGTGGCGCAGGGCGAGCTGATCACCCTGCTCGGCGCCAACGGTGCGGGCAAGACCACCACCATGCGCGCGCTGTCGGGCCTGCTGCCGCTCACCCGCGGCCGAATCACGTTCGAGGGCAAGGACATCACCCGGATGCGGGCGCACGAGCGGGTCGTCGCCGGGCTCATCCAGGCGCCCGAGGGCCGGGGCGTGTTCCCCGGCATGACGGTGCAGGAGAACCTGGACATGGGCTGCCATGCCCGCCCGTTCAAGCAGCGGTCGGAGTACGACAAGACCCTCGAGTGGGTGTTCGAGCTGTTCCCGCGGCTGTCCGAACGTCGCAAACAGGTGGGCGGCACGCTCTCCGGCGGCGAGCAGCAGATGCTGGCCATCGGCCGATCGCTGATGGCCCGGCCGAAGCTGCTGCTGCTCGACGAGCCGTCCATGGGCCTGGCCCCCATGGTGATCCAGCAGATCTTCCGCATCATCGGCGAGATCAACGCCCAGGGCACCACGGTCCTGCTGGTCGAACAGAACGCCCAGCAGGCCCTCACCCGCAGCGACCGCGCCTACATCCTGGAAACCGGCGAGGTGACCAAGACCGGCCCCGGCCACGCCCTACTCACCGACCCGGCCGTGAAGTCCGCTTACCTCGGCGTGGCTTGA